A genomic stretch from Nocardia wallacei includes:
- a CDS encoding acyl-CoA dehydrogenase family protein — MAWDFETDPEYQEQLDWVAEFVRTEVEPLDLLPDLNPYDRADPQVRALLRPLQEQVKERGLWACHLGPELGGPGYGQLKLALLNEVLGTSMWAPLVFGCQAPDSGNAEILAHFGTPEQKERYLQPLLDGEIGSCYVMTEPTGGSDPTSFRARAVRDGDHWVINGEKWFNTAAEHAAFHIVMVVTDPEAPPHQRLSMFIVPGGTPGLEIVKNFEVHGFSKHEGHLRFTDVRVPADHLLGAEGLGFVVAQTRLGGGRVHHAMRTVAMVRKAFDMMCERAVSRPMGKGVLGGKQMTQERIADSWIEMEQFRLLVLRTAWRIDKEQDYRAVRKDIAAIKVAMPKVMHDVARRALHLHGALGVSEDLPFVDMMNYAEVMAIADGPTEVHKITLAKQVLGQYAPADPVYPSGYRPALREQARDLVARKLEHTVGNL, encoded by the coding sequence ATGGCTTGGGATTTCGAGACCGATCCGGAATATCAGGAGCAGCTCGACTGGGTCGCGGAGTTCGTCCGCACCGAGGTGGAACCGCTGGACCTGCTGCCCGACCTCAACCCGTACGACCGCGCCGACCCGCAGGTCCGGGCGCTGCTGCGGCCGCTGCAGGAGCAGGTGAAGGAACGCGGGCTGTGGGCCTGCCACCTCGGCCCCGAACTCGGCGGCCCCGGCTACGGACAGCTCAAACTGGCGCTGCTGAACGAGGTGCTGGGCACATCGATGTGGGCACCGCTCGTATTCGGTTGCCAGGCGCCGGATTCGGGCAACGCCGAGATCCTCGCCCACTTCGGCACCCCCGAGCAGAAGGAACGCTACCTGCAGCCGCTGCTCGACGGTGAGATCGGTTCCTGCTACGTGATGACCGAGCCCACAGGTGGCTCCGACCCGACCTCGTTCCGGGCCCGCGCGGTGCGCGACGGCGACCACTGGGTCATCAACGGCGAGAAGTGGTTCAACACCGCCGCCGAGCACGCCGCGTTCCACATCGTCATGGTGGTGACCGATCCGGAGGCGCCGCCGCATCAGCGGCTGTCGATGTTCATCGTGCCCGGTGGCACCCCGGGCCTGGAGATCGTGAAGAACTTCGAGGTGCACGGCTTCAGCAAGCACGAGGGGCATCTGCGGTTCACCGACGTGCGGGTGCCCGCCGATCATCTGCTCGGCGCCGAGGGCCTCGGGTTCGTGGTGGCCCAGACCCGGCTCGGCGGCGGGCGGGTGCACCACGCCATGCGCACGGTCGCCATGGTGCGCAAGGCATTCGACATGATGTGCGAGCGCGCGGTGTCGCGGCCGATGGGCAAGGGCGTGCTCGGAGGCAAGCAGATGACCCAGGAGCGCATCGCCGACAGCTGGATCGAGATGGAGCAGTTCCGCCTGCTGGTGCTGCGCACGGCGTGGCGCATCGACAAGGAGCAGGACTACCGCGCGGTCCGCAAGGACATCGCCGCCATCAAGGTGGCCATGCCCAAGGTGATGCACGACGTCGCGCGCCGCGCCCTGCACCTGCACGGCGCCCTCGGCGTCAGCGAGGATCTGCCCTTCGTCGACATGATGAACTACGCCGAGGTCATGGCGATCGCCGACGGCCCGACCGAGGTACACAAGATCACCCTCGCCAAGCAGGTCCTCGGCCAGTACGCCCCCGCCGATCCCGTGTACCCCAGTGGCTACCGCCCCGCGCTGCGCGAGCAGGCCCGTGACCTGGTGGCCCGCAAGCTGGAACACACCGTCGGCAACCTCTGA
- a CDS encoding DUF305 domain-containing protein produces MRRWPRAVAFACGAVFLLVLGAALRPLLLPENHAPAQVLNDTEIGFAQDMTAHHQQAVQIVQRLDAGVDPAVARLARQIDHTQQVEIGTMLGWLRLANASPMPRHPMAWLPHDADTTAAHHHSPPSAPADAAMPGLASQAELDALSAARGRDAEVLFLQLMYRHHQGGIAMAQAADRVIASGPVKEATRGMIVAQSQECGLMGLLLTQRNAQPLP; encoded by the coding sequence ATGCGACGCTGGCCGCGCGCCGTCGCCTTCGCCTGCGGTGCGGTGTTCCTGCTGGTGCTCGGCGCCGCGCTGCGGCCGCTCCTCCTGCCCGAAAACCATGCTCCCGCACAGGTGTTGAACGATACGGAGATCGGCTTCGCCCAGGACATGACGGCCCATCACCAGCAGGCCGTACAGATCGTGCAGCGACTGGACGCGGGCGTCGATCCGGCGGTGGCGCGGCTGGCGCGGCAGATCGACCACACCCAGCAGGTGGAGATCGGCACCATGCTCGGCTGGCTGCGCCTGGCCAACGCCTCACCGATGCCCCGGCACCCGATGGCCTGGCTGCCGCACGACGCCGATACGACCGCGGCGCACCATCATTCACCCCCGTCCGCGCCCGCCGACGCGGCGATGCCCGGACTGGCGTCCCAGGCCGAACTCGACGCCCTCTCCGCCGCCCGCGGCCGCGACGCCGAAGTCCTGTTCCTCCAGTTGATGTACCGCCACCATCAGGGCGGCATCGCGATGGCGCAGGCGGCCGACCGCGTGATCGCGTCCGGCCCCGTCAAGGAGGCCACGCGCGGCATGATCGTCGCCCAGAGTCAGGAATGCGGCCTGATGGGCCTGCTGCTCACCCAGCGCAACGCCCAGCCACTGCCCTAG
- a CDS encoding 3-methyladenine DNA glycosylase, whose protein sequence is MRVLPEGEWRARAAAHRARVEELIGPYLRQRAAGSKHPVIDFLFTYYGHKPAQLRRWHPGFGVALENAHEYANSRGYRHVRPDAGGAPAWTADPAFVARRRDTIEFVAKLLRATGSRAPQLSCFGLHEWAMVYRSDDVRHSQVPLRLGRTGTDAVVESMPLRCTHFDAYRFFTPDAAPRNADRLTRDDQPRREQPGCLHANMDLYKWGFKLIPLIDSALLLDCLELACAARELDMRASPYDLSAYDYTPVPIETPAGRAEYVRGQLQLTEQAAPLRERLLSAAEDLLRQAHH, encoded by the coding sequence CTGCGGGTGCTGCCCGAGGGCGAGTGGCGGGCGCGCGCGGCCGCCCACCGCGCGCGGGTCGAGGAACTGATCGGGCCGTATCTACGGCAGCGCGCCGCCGGGTCGAAACATCCGGTGATCGACTTCCTGTTCACCTACTACGGCCACAAGCCCGCGCAGCTGCGGCGCTGGCATCCGGGGTTCGGCGTGGCGCTGGAGAACGCGCACGAGTACGCGAATTCCCGCGGGTACCGGCACGTTCGGCCGGACGCGGGCGGCGCACCGGCGTGGACCGCCGATCCCGCCTTCGTGGCGCGCCGTCGCGACACCATCGAGTTCGTCGCGAAGCTGTTGCGCGCCACCGGTTCCCGCGCCCCGCAACTGTCCTGCTTCGGACTGCACGAATGGGCCATGGTCTATCGCAGCGACGACGTCCGGCACAGCCAGGTTCCACTGCGCCTCGGCCGCACCGGCACCGACGCGGTGGTGGAGTCGATGCCGTTGCGCTGCACCCATTTCGACGCGTACCGGTTCTTCACCCCCGACGCGGCGCCGCGCAACGCCGACCGGCTCACCCGCGACGACCAGCCCCGGCGCGAACAGCCCGGCTGCCTGCACGCGAACATGGATCTCTACAAGTGGGGCTTCAAGCTGATTCCGCTCATAGATTCCGCGCTGCTGCTGGACTGCCTCGAACTCGCCTGTGCCGCACGTGAACTCGACATGCGTGCCAGCCCTTACGACCTGTCGGCGTACGACTACACCCCCGTCCCCATCGAAACGCCTGCCGGACGGGCCGAGTACGTCCGCGGCCAACTGCAGCTCACCGAGCAGGCCGCGCCGCTGCGTGAACGTCTCCTGTCCGCAGCGGAAGACCTGCTGCGACAAGCGCACCACTGA
- a CDS encoding methyltransferase domain-containing protein — protein MSTLLNMLDAFDNRPEARNLRERSYQGLGDTVVDVGCGGGRAVGELAARGARAIGLDLDPAMLEAAAARWPAGEFRVADATALPLDDGSVTGYRADKVLHTLAEPERAVAEARRVLAKNGRAVLLGQDWDTCVIDSDDPELTRALIHARADRMPSPRVARRYRNLLLDNGFTDVTVEVHTVVWTDASFLPMLADIGGEGAWLDAQADRARRDRLFVAVPFFLAAGTRAD, from the coding sequence ATGTCCACATTGCTCAACATGCTCGACGCTTTCGACAACCGGCCCGAGGCCCGCAACCTGCGGGAACGCAGCTATCAAGGCTTGGGCGACACCGTGGTCGACGTCGGATGCGGCGGCGGCCGCGCCGTCGGCGAACTGGCGGCCCGCGGCGCGCGCGCCATCGGCCTCGACCTCGACCCCGCCATGCTCGAGGCCGCCGCCGCGCGCTGGCCCGCGGGCGAATTCCGCGTCGCCGACGCCACCGCGCTGCCTCTCGACGACGGCTCGGTCACCGGCTACCGCGCCGACAAGGTCCTGCACACCCTCGCCGAGCCCGAGCGAGCCGTCGCCGAGGCCCGCCGGGTCCTGGCGAAGAACGGCCGCGCGGTGCTGCTCGGCCAGGACTGGGACACCTGCGTCATCGACTCCGACGACCCCGAGCTCACCCGAGCCCTGATCCACGCGCGCGCGGACCGGATGCCCAGCCCGCGGGTCGCTCGGCGCTACCGGAACCTGCTGCTGGACAACGGTTTCACCGACGTCACGGTCGAGGTGCACACGGTCGTCTGGACCGATGCGTCGTTCCTGCCGATGCTCGCCGACATCGGGGGCGAGGGCGCATGGCTCGACGCCCAAGCCGACCGGGCCCGCCGCGACCGGCTGTTCGTCGCCGTGCCGTTCTTCCTCGCCGCCGGGACGCGCGCGGACTGA
- a CDS encoding LVIVD repeat-containing protein, with protein MRRLLGIRRSRPVVVLAAALLAATALPLGGASADLQSEITDQVRQFLDIGRTAVGRADCGPGSRPETGLQGDVPAADRNNGRSTQGYSCNMSLVGGFAGRGGGITSTTFDHCSYTGSFFPGNLLGPAQGVQVLDVADPAHPTLTATLTEPAMLAGTWESLKVNKQRKLLVGTGVPVGEGVGYLSVYDISDCAHPRLLNPGPGSNLAMPLPITTHEGGFSPDGRTYWSSGIAPGFVSAVDLTDPANPHVVWQGLTGIEAHGFGVSADGNRLYLSALGGFTVLDISAVQRRDPNPQVAHLGRVFWTDGWATQHSIPVTYDGKPYLFTADEGGSGGVKVIDISDDTRPEVVNKIKLEINLPEHQDSQLASAMGGSVFAYDPHYCAADRPNDPTALACGWESSGIRVFDVRDPFHVREIAYFNPPARTGRNLELWNSPHALASLIGPPAMEGLSAARAMLEGKFDPVQALSARTGMLAFGDVSTDWCFAPPEWHGNQLWTTCNDNGFLVVQLDDDVYSPPADQQSIVGS; from the coding sequence ATGCGGCGCTTGCTGGGAATTCGGCGATCCAGGCCGGTGGTGGTGCTCGCGGCCGCGTTGCTCGCCGCCACCGCCCTGCCGCTGGGCGGCGCCTCGGCGGATCTGCAATCCGAGATCACCGACCAGGTGCGGCAGTTCCTCGACATCGGACGCACGGCGGTCGGGCGCGCCGACTGCGGACCGGGTTCCCGGCCGGAAACCGGTCTGCAGGGCGACGTTCCGGCCGCCGACCGCAACAACGGACGCAGCACGCAGGGATACAGCTGCAACATGTCGCTGGTCGGCGGCTTCGCCGGGCGCGGCGGCGGCATCACCTCCACCACCTTCGACCACTGCTCGTACACCGGTTCGTTCTTCCCCGGCAACCTGCTCGGCCCCGCCCAGGGCGTGCAGGTGCTCGATGTGGCCGACCCGGCCCATCCCACTCTCACGGCGACCCTGACCGAACCGGCCATGCTGGCCGGAACCTGGGAGAGCCTGAAGGTCAACAAACAGCGAAAACTGTTGGTGGGCACGGGAGTTCCGGTCGGCGAGGGGGTGGGCTATCTGTCGGTGTACGACATCTCCGACTGCGCCCACCCGCGACTGCTCAATCCCGGCCCGGGCTCCAATCTCGCCATGCCGCTGCCGATCACGACGCACGAGGGCGGCTTCTCCCCCGACGGCCGCACCTACTGGTCCTCGGGCATCGCGCCCGGCTTCGTCAGCGCGGTCGACCTCACCGACCCCGCGAATCCGCATGTCGTGTGGCAGGGCCTGACCGGGATCGAGGCGCACGGATTCGGCGTCAGCGCCGACGGCAACCGCCTGTACCTGTCGGCGCTCGGCGGATTCACCGTGCTCGACATCAGCGCGGTGCAGCGGCGCGACCCGAATCCCCAAGTGGCGCACCTGGGCCGGGTGTTCTGGACCGACGGCTGGGCCACCCAGCACAGCATTCCCGTCACCTACGACGGCAAGCCGTACCTGTTCACCGCCGACGAGGGCGGATCCGGCGGTGTGAAGGTGATCGACATCTCCGACGACACCCGCCCGGAGGTGGTCAACAAGATCAAGCTGGAGATCAACCTGCCCGAACACCAGGACAGCCAGCTCGCCTCGGCCATGGGCGGTTCGGTCTTCGCCTACGACCCGCACTACTGCGCGGCCGACCGCCCGAACGACCCGACCGCGCTCGCCTGCGGCTGGGAATCCTCGGGCATCCGGGTGTTCGACGTGCGCGACCCGTTCCACGTGCGTGAGATCGCGTACTTCAACCCGCCCGCCCGCACCGGCCGGAATCTGGAGCTGTGGAACTCGCCGCACGCGCTGGCCTCGCTGATCGGGCCGCCCGCGATGGAGGGCCTCTCGGCGGCCCGCGCGATGCTGGAGGGCAAATTCGATCCCGTGCAGGCGCTGTCGGCGCGCACCGGCATGCTCGCCTTCGGCGACGTCTCCACCGACTGGTGTTTCGCCCCGCCGGAATGGCACGGCAACCAGCTGTGGACCACCTGCAACGACAACGGTTTCCTGGTCGTGCAGCTCGACGACGACGTATATTCGCCACCGGCGGACCAGCAGTCGATCGTGGGCTCGTGA